Genomic segment of Bacteroidota bacterium:
ATGGCAGGCCAGCGCCCCGTGGTAGAGTTTATGACCTGGAACTTTGCCCTGCTGGCCATCGATGCCATCATCAACTCTGCCGCCAAGATGCGCCACATGAGCGCAGGCCAGTTTGGCTGCCCCATCGTATTCCGGGGCCCTACCGGCAATGCCGGGCAGCTGGGCCAGCAGCATAGTCAGAACTTTGAAAACTGGTATGCCAATACCCCGGGGCTGAAGGTAGTGGTACCCAGCACCCCACGCACCGCAAAGGGCCTGCTCAAGGCGGCCATCCGGGATGAAAACCCCGTCATCTTCATGGAAAGCGAGCTGATGTATGGCATGAAGGGCGAGGTGCCAGATGTGGAAGACTACACACTACCCATTGGGAAAGCAGAGATAGCCCGGGCCGGAAAGGACATCACCCTCATCACCTTCGGCAAAATGTATCACACCGTGCTGGAGGCAGCCCGGGAGCTGGAAAAACAGGGCATAGATGCCGAGGTAATAGACCTGCTGAGCGTACGCCCCATAGACTACGACACCATCCTGCAGAGTGTGCGCAAAACCAACCGCGCCCTGGTGATAGAAGAGGCATGGCCCCTGGGGCAGCATCAGCAGCGAGCTGGCCTACCAGATACAGCGCCACGCCTTCGACCACCTGGATGCGCCCGTACTGCGTGTAACCAACCGCGATACCCCCCTGGCCTACGCCCCTACCCTACTGGAGGAATGCCTGCCAAACCCCGAGCGCATTATACGGGCCACACGCGCCAGCCTGTACCTGGACTAGTAAGCTGAATACACTACTCCCACTGCGTTTCGCAAAAATAGTTGAAGCCTGCTGTACCGTTGTGCTTCGTATGCGCGTTCACAGGATTGAGGACAATTCCTACTCCTATTCCCTTATTTCTATGAGATTAAACTTGGCGCTTTTCATTTTCGCAGTCTCCCTGGTGGCATCGGGCTGCAGTGTGCCCGAAGATGCCGAGGTACCCAAGTGGGAGGCCGAATTCCTGACCCCTGTACTGAAATCTGAGTTCAATCTGGGCGACATACTCAGCCTGGCCAAACTAGATATTGCCGGAAACTACAACCTCAATACACTGGGATATGGCGGGATACCGGTTGTGATTCCGCCGGTAAGCGGGCAGAATCGGGGACCATTTCCTCAGACAATCACGAACGACTTCGAGTCGGTAACGCTAGACTCGGCCCGGATAAAGCTCAGCATCACGAACAATAACCCGGTGAACCTGCGGGCAGGCACCGCCCTGGTGCTAGTTAACTCGGACGGAGAAACCGTGTACACCCTGGTGCTACCCCGAAACCTGGCACCGGGCCAGAGCTATGCCGATAGTGCCAAGGTGGCCAATGTACGCTATACCAAAGAGATGCGCCTGTCGATCAATAACTTTGGCACCGATGGATCTGGCGGACAAGTGGTGCAAACCACCGGAGTCGGACTAAGTGTACAGTATGAGGTGACCAACATAATCGTAAAGGAGATTGAGTTTCCGGCACTCAAAACCGTCCCTTTTTCGCTTACCCAGGCGGCAGACATCAACATTGATTATATAGAGGAGTACAGCCCGGAAGGCTTTCTGATTACCAAAATAACCAACCGCACCAATTCTGTCATTACCGTCAATGTACTGTTCAAAACCGAAGAGAACGGGGCTCCTTTCGACAGCCTGTTTGCCACCCGGCTGCAGGTAGGCCCAGGCAGTGCGGCACTACCCGGCATAAGCCGCGACACCGTGGCCGTAAACCGGGCGCGGTATGAGAGTATCACCAAAAATACCCGCTTTGTAGAGATAAGGGGACGCACATCCATCCCACCGGGGGCCAGCACACGCACCTTCACGCTGAACGAAACCCTGGTGGTGCAAATCATTGGAGATGTGAAGGCTATAATCGATGCCGACCTATAATCCCTGGCTACTCCCCCCCACCGCAAAGATGAGATATCTGCTTACCGTACTGTCTCTGGCAAGCCTAGCGCTTGCCCAGTACAACATCAGCACGATGTATGGCCTGGGCAATGACCTGGCCAACCACAGCCAGGTGCCCAGCATGCTGGAAATACAGAACAGCCGGCATTTTCAGTTCAGCCTGCTGAACGTTCATGCCTACGGCTTTTCTCCGGATATCGAGCAGGATGCGCTGTTCGACTTTCTGTCCATGAGCAAAGACGACACCCTTAGGCTAGGCGACCCACGCCGAAAAGCACTGATAGATGCGCTGGACAACCGAATCATGATAGCCGGTGGGCTGGAACTACAGCCCTTTGCTATGGCCTATCAGTTTGGCAAACTGTACAAGACCACCCTCAGCTTTACCTACCGGCCGCGCATCGGGTTCAATCTTACTTTTAGCGACGACTTTGTGGACTTTGCGCTGAATGGAAACAAGCAGTATCGCGGCACCACCGTAGACCTGGTAAAGGCTCTGCGCGTGAGCACCTTTTTCACCCACGAGTTTGCCCTGGGCGGTGCCTTCGACCTTCCGGTCCATCTGTGGGCCCTCAATCCGCGCAAGCGCCGGCTGCGCATAGGCGGGCGGCTGAAGTACTATTCCGTAGCAGCTGCATCCTACCTGAATGACCCCCAGGCTACGCTGCGCACCGCTGTAGATGGATCTGAGCTGGAAGTCAAGGTAAACGGCGACCTCCGCCAGTCTGGGTTTGACGATAGCTTCAATGGCTTTGACGGTGCAGGCACTGGCTATGGCGCAGACATTTCCGTGTCGCACAACCTGAATGCGTATACCCGCATCTCTGCTGCTATGGTAGACATTG
This window contains:
- a CDS encoding DUF5723 family protein, with amino-acid sequence MRYLLTVLSLASLALAQYNISTMYGLGNDLANHSQVPSMLEIQNSRHFQFSLLNVHAYGFSPDIEQDALFDFLSMSKDDTLRLGDPRRKALIDALDNRIMIAGGLELQPFAMAYQFGKLYKTTLSFTYRPRIGFNLTFSDDFVDFALNGNKQYRGTTVDLVKALRVSTFFTHEFALGGAFDLPVHLWALNPRKRRLRIGGRLKYYSVAAASYLNDPQATLRTAVDGSELEVKVNGDLRQSGFDDSFNGFDGAGTGYGADISVSHNLNAYTRISAAMVDIGRLSIVNATAYAINQNLLFEGFELGVDFFDNRANIEIKNEEFDFESREVKNQRFSMPLPTRMILAGETGFVAKTDKREVKYALHNAYLTYIQGFGNTAGRSVRPFVAVGYRANLRNRLSLGTNITALSPGGFTAGAFLAVHTPLFNYSLGSANLLNAVTGNWLRGSDLAMNMSFSF